TGCAAAAGGTGCTCCAGCCTATAATTTTTCACTGAAGGATACAAAAGATCAAACCTTTTCATTATCCGATTTTAAAGGAAAAGTTGTTGTGATGGATATATGGGCGATGTGGTGTGCTCCCTGTCTTGCAGAAAAACCTTTGTTCAAAAAAGTAGAAGAGGCGTTTAAAGATAGGGATGATATTATATTCATTGGGGTATCACATGATGGACAAGCGAAAAAAGAGGTTTGGAAAAATTTTGTTGAAAAGAAAGGATGGAAAAACATTGAATTGCTTGCCAATTACGATGAATCTATCGGCAAATATTATAAGGTCGAAGGCATTCCCCGCTTTATGATCTTTGATAAAGAAGGAAAAATTGTAACGGTGGATGCACCGCGTCCTTCTGATCCGGAATTCAAATTATTAATTGAACAAACACTTCAATCCAATAGCGAAAAATGAAAATTCGTATAAAAAATATTTTTGCAGGTATTGCCAGCCTGGTAGTTTTTAATGCTGCTATGGCACAACAAGATCAAGTGATCTTAACCGGCACATTTACTGAAAAAATAAATGCCGAACTGCAACTTATTAAAACAGTAAACGGGAAAATTGAAAAATTAGGTGACTACACGATCAACCCAAGCAACCCTGATTTTGTTTTTGCTTTTTCCGCTGATACGACCATCAATTATAGTTTCCAGGTAAAAACTTTAAAACAGGGGCACATGAGGTTGGAGGCAGACAAATATTATACGCTTCCATTAACACTTAAACCAGGACAGAACTATTCATTAAAAGTTACCCTGTCAAAATTAAATGCTGAGAAAAAAACAGGATTTGAATTTAAGCCAGATACAGGAAAATCTTCTATTGCATTTGTAAGCGGAAAATTCGTTAATTGGAAAGTTGGAGTAAGTATTACTATGCAGAGAGTTGTTGATGGCAGTTACGAAACAATAAATAGTTTTAGCAATCGTAATGAAAAGCCTTTTTTGTTGCCTTGCCTGGTAAAAGAGGAAGGTTTTTATTATCTCATTTCTCCACGCTGGAGAATACGTATCTATCTGAAACCTGCAGACAACCTTGAACTGGCAATTAATGGTATGTCAGGGTCCTACGAGGTCGTTAATGGTTCTGAAGAAAATCAATTGATGCAAGAATGGCAGCAATTGATCTCTCCAATTACAAGCTATGGCTATAATTCAATAATGGTACAAAGAGATTCTTTTGATCTTAATGCCTATCAGAAAACCTATGAAAGCCTGGAACCATCAATTGTCAATTTCAGAAACAATATCAATCATATTGGTTCAAGATTCAGCAAGATTTTCAGAACGGCAATGGGTGTTGATAAAGAATTCGCACCAATTTTATTTTTATTTAATAGCACAGTAAAGAATGCAAAGGGCTTTGGGGGTACACCGAAGAATTTTAATGATGTTCCTGCTTTTTACCAGAGTTTCATACAAACAAATAAATTCAGTGATGCGTCACTATTAAATATTGGTGAAGCAAGACGTTACATGAACCTGTATACTAAACTTGTTATTGCTTCTTTACCGGAAGATAAGAAAAAGCAATTAACTGAGAATGAAAAGCTCGGGCTGATGATCAATACAATTTCGAATGACACATTAAAATCTTATTTCCTAAAAGACCAGATGTCAGAAATAGCAATTAATAACCTGACCGAATTCAGATCCATATTGGAGCCCTATAAAAAATACACGAAACCTGCTTCTGTAAAAAGGGAATACCTAAAGATCTACGATCAATTCAGCAGCGATACAGCGTATGTTGGCAAATCCGCATACAATTTTACGCTGCCGGATTCTACTGGTCGTATGATCTCCATGAAAGACTTTAAAGGCAAAGTAGTATTTATAGATGTGTGGGCAACATGGTGCGGACCTTGCAGGGAACAATTTCCCTTTCTTAAAGAAGTTGAAGAAGAATATAAGAACAACAGTGATATTGTTTTCCTGGGTATAACCATTGATAGGGAGAGGGATCGTCAGAAATGGCTCAACACGATAAAGAAAGAAAATTTGCCGCCTTTGCAATTATTTGATGACATGGGAAAATATTTTGGAAAAAAATATGAGATCAATGCCATTCCAAGATTTTTACTGATAAGCAAAGATGGTAAATGGATAGAAGTTCGTTGCCCAAGACCTGAAGCAAAAGAAGACCTTAAAAAATATTTGGATAAGGCTTTACAAGAAAAACCTTTAGTAAAAGGTTAAGCTAATTGATATTTAAAACAAAAAAACTAAGATAAATTTTTCTCATAAGCAGTTAGTTTTGGTTACGAGGGGCCTGTTCAGGCTCCTTTTATTTTTTGTCATCTTCTTCAACTACTACCATTGCAAGCAATGTAAAAAAATGGTTTACACTTCCTATAAGGATGTGTTGGTTCGGGTTAACCCCAACAATACATGTCCTTGCAGACTCCTTATTGTTTCACCCAATCTAAAAACAAAATTATGTTTTAAATTTATGTATGCTTTTGAAGTTGTCATGTAAAAGCATGTGCTGAACTTTTTTCGGTATCTTTCCCTAAGCTAACTGTCAAACGCTACGAGTCATGAAACTCACGACCATTATTATCTTATCAGCCTGCCTCACCGCAAGTGTCAACGGGTATAGTCAGAAAGTAACTATTTCTGAAAAAAATGCCAACCTGGAAAAGATATTTAAGCAAATAAAAAAACAAACCGGTTATGTTTTCTTTTATGATGTAAGCATACTTGACGGAGCCAAACCTGTAACCATACAGGTAAAGGATGTTGAAATTGAACAGGTGTTAAAAGAAATTCTGCATGACCAGCTATTAGATTACTCCATTGAAAACAAAACCATCGCTATTGTAAAAAAAGATCCTTCAATAATAAAAGAACAAACTCCATTGCCGTCGCCACCAATTACAGTTCGTGGCCGCATCGTAAACGATGGAGGTGAGCCAGTGCAAGCCACTATTACCGCTAAGGGTACTGGCAAAGCTGCAACTTCAACCAATGACAAGGGTGAGTTTGCTATAGTGGTCAAGGATCTCGAGGGCAGTCTTATAATTTCCGCAGTTGGTATTGAAATACTGGAAATAAAATTAGATGGAAGGAGAGAGTTAACAATAAATGTAAAAACAAAAGTTAGTGTAATGGATGAGGTGCAGAGGATTGCCTATGGTACAACCACGAGGCGTTTTAGTACAGGATCCATTTCAAAAATAAAAGGGGAAGATATCAGGAATCAACCGGTAGAAAATCCCATGCTTGCATTAGGAGGAAGAGCGCCGGGTTTGCAGATCACTCAAGTCAACGGTATGGCCGGTGGGGCAGTTAGTATAAGTATCCGTGGCAGAAACTCTCTTGGAGCCGGGTCCGAGCCTCTATACATTATTGATGGTGTACCTTTTGCCCATTCGCTATCCACTGTAGTATTTTCAAATAATGTTACAGCCCAAACATTGGGAGGACTTAACAACGCCACTAACGGTACAAGTCCATTTGTAACCCTTAATGCTGCCGACATTGAAAGCATTGAAGTGCTGAAAGACGCGGATGCTACTGCCATCTACGGTTCAAGAGGGTCAAATGGGGTAATACTCATCACTACAAGAAAAGCCAAAGCAAATAAGACATCCGTTGAGGCAAGTTTTTATACCGGTTGGGGACGGCCTACCATTATGCCTGAAATGCTGAATACACAGCAATATGTGGCAATGCGAAAAGAAGCGTTTAAGAATGATGGAATTATTCCCACAGCATCTAATGCCACCGATTTTATGGTATGGGACACGACACGTTATAATGACTGGGCAAAAATATTGATGGGTGAAACCGCACGTAGTTATGATGCACAGGTACGCCTTTCAGGGGGAAACGAGCAAACCCGGTTTTCGCTCTCAACAGGCTACCACCGTGAGACGCCTGTCTTCTATGGTAACATGTTCGATGATCGTATTCATGTTCGGGCAAACATGACGCATCATTCTATTGATAAGAAATTTTCTCTTACACTAAGTACAGGATATAACATTGATAATAATAATATCAATACAATAGATATGGGCCAATTGCTAACTACGATACCCAATGCGCCCTACCCGCTTGATGCGAATGGAAACCTGGTCTGGAGTGATAAGGGTGTCAATTTTTCAAACCCACTTCAATTTACAAAAAAGCTATACAAAGGCGTAACAGAACACTCCATCAGCGATATCAATTTGGGTTATCGTTTCAGCAAAAATTTTGAGATCAGGATAGATGGAGGGATGAATATCGTACGCCTTGACCAGAGAACTACCAACCCGGTAAGTTCTCAAAGCCCTTTAGGGACAACGCCAATAAGTTCAGCTCAATTTTTTAACGAGTCCCAGCGAAACTGGATCGTGGAGCCGCAGGCAGAATACACTAAACAATTTGGGAAAGGCCGGTTACAAGTGCTGGCGGGTTGTAGTTTCCAGGAGCAGCTTACAGAAGGAGCAACAATAAGTGCCACCGGGTATGCAAGTGATGAATTACTTGGAACACCAGGTCCTGCGGCTACAAAATCGGTTACCAGCAACTACGGTAAGTACCGGTACAACGCTTTTTTTGGCAGGGTTGGTTACAGGTATAACAATAAGTACCTTATAAATATATCTGGCCGTCGCGACGGGTCCAGTCGTTTTGGACCGGGAAAACAATTTGGCAATTTCGGTGCAGTGGGAGCGGGGTGGATATTTTCTGAAGAGAAGTTCATGAAAAATATTTCCTTCCTTAACTACGGTAAGATCAGAACAAGTATCGGTGTTACAGGCAACGACCGTATTGGCAACTACCAGTACATAGCACGTTGGAGTACTACAAGTGCCGCCCTTCCTTACCAGGGTATTAGTGGTTTTTTTCCAATAAATCTTCAAAATCCTGATTTTGCCTGGGAACGCAATCAAAAATGGGAAGCTGCAATTGAGCTTGGATTTTTTCAAGACAGGTTGTTTGCAAGCGCCACTTATTATATGAGCCGGAGCGATAATCAACTGATCGGTTACACGCTTCCATCACAGACAGGCTTTGCAAGCATTACGGCCAACAGGAATGCAATAGTTGAAAACAGGGGTTGGGAATTCATGATCAATACTACCAACATCAGGACAAAGAATTTTACCTGGAAAAGTTCATTCAACATTTCGATACCACGCAGCGAATTGGTGGCATATCCTAATCTTGAAACATCAAGCTTTGCCAATGCGCTTATTATAGGATATCCTGTTACCGTACGCAAATACCTCGAGTACCAGGGGGTTGATACTGCAACCGGTATTTACAAGCTTAATGGGATCAACCTGACTAAAGACAGAACCCAGGTACGTGATTTGGGACAGCGCCTTTATGGTGGATTGCAAAATACTTTTACTTACAAAGGATGGTCTCTTGATCTGTTCTTCCATTTTGTTCAACAAGACGGTTTGAGCAGCATTAACTTCGTGGCGCCGGGTAACCGTTCAAATCAGACTATATTAGTTTTAGACAGATGGCAGCATAAAGGAGAAATTACCGATATACAGAAATTCTCTACTACCGGGGCAGCTGTTACTCAATTCAGCCTTTATTCCAATTTCTCCAGTGCCAGAGTAGTGAACGCATCTTTCATTCGTTTGAAGAATGTATCACTCTCTTATCAATTCGACAAAAAACTGATCGAAAAATTTAAGATAGAAAGTTTAAAAGTGTATTTCCAGGGACAAAACCTGTTCACGTTCACTCCGTATGAATACGGGGATCCGGAAACATTATCGTATTACACTTTGCCACTCAGGATGCTAAGCGTAGGTATACAGGTCATTTTTTAATTTAGAGACAAAGAATAATTGTGAAATACTATACAGGCATACTTCAAGATATAAAAGCAAACACCCGGTACTTTCTTATGGTGGTGATGCTGACAACCATCTTACCATCTTGCAAGAAGTTTGTAACTGTTGAAAATCCGCCAGGCATTCTCACCACAGAAAAAGTATTTGCAGATGATAGATCAGCAAATTCGGCAATAGTTTCTATTTATATTGATATGATGAATTACCAATTCGGAGGTGAGGGATCATTCGTCTGTTTTTCTATGACAGCATTGGCCGGTTTTTCAGGTAATGAATTGCAGTGGACTCAGAGCAATATTAACACTCCGGCTTTCCAGGAATTTGCAACACATGATCTTACTCCTCCAAATCCGAATGTAGCAGCTTTCTGGAAGGATGGGTACAATTATATTTACCGTGCAAATGCTATCCTTGAAGGCATTGCTCCTTCAACAGGCATGACACCAGATGGAAAAAAACTTGCTGAAGGAGAAGCCAAATTCATACGTGGGTTTTGTTACTTCTATCTTGTAAACCTGTTTGGTGATGTACCCCTTGTTTTGAGTACGGACTACCGGGCAAATATGAATATGGCCAGAACCCCATCGGCCAGAGTTTGGGAGCAAATCCTCAATGATCTGAAAGATGCTAAGCAACTGCTTCCCGCAAACTATCTAACACCTGAAAGACTTCGCCCCAATCGTGCAACAGCCGGAGCCTTGTTGGCCCGTACATACCTGTACTTAGAAAGATGGGCGGATGCAGAAGCTGAATCGGATGCCATTATTACATCAGGTGTTTATGGAGCAAGTCTGCCTGCTATTGACCTTGTTTTCAAAAAAGAAAGCATTGAAACGATCTGGCAATTGCAACCTGTCCGTGCAAGCATCAATACAAACGAGGCTTTTTTCTTTCTTACAGCAGCTGGTGCAAGACCCAGTTTTGAAATAACACAAAACCTCTTGTCTGCTTTCGAGCCAAACGATAATCGTAAAACACAATGGATAGGATTTAGTAGCCCTGTTGCAAATCCTACCTGGGCTTTTCCTGCAAAATATAAAGCTGGAACTTCTGTTACAGTGACGGAATATTATATTGTATTTCGCCTCACCGAACAATACCTGATTCGTGCAGAAGCCAGGGCACGACAAGGTGGAAGTAAGTTGGCGCAGGCTATAACAGATCTTAATACAGTTCGCAGCCGTGCTGGTTTACCAGCCGTGAATCCTGCAGATCAAAATGCTTTTTATCTTGCTATCGAGAAAGAACGCCAGGTCGAGTTTTTTGCAGAATGGGGACATCGCTGGCTCGATCTAAAACGTACCAATCGTGCAGAGACAGTGCTCAGGCCATTATCACCTACTAATTCGTGGCGACTGGGCTCAGAATTATATCCTGTTCCGTCTGGTGAAATTGGTAACAATCCAATTCTTGTTCAAAACCTGGGATACTGACCGATCAGAAACTAAAATAATAATCTATTAAAATGCAAGCAAAGCAAAATT
This genomic interval from Bacteroidota bacterium contains the following:
- a CDS encoding TlpA family protein disulfide reductase → MKIRIKNIFAGIASLVVFNAAMAQQDQVILTGTFTEKINAELQLIKTVNGKIEKLGDYTINPSNPDFVFAFSADTTINYSFQVKTLKQGHMRLEADKYYTLPLTLKPGQNYSLKVTLSKLNAEKKTGFEFKPDTGKSSIAFVSGKFVNWKVGVSITMQRVVDGSYETINSFSNRNEKPFLLPCLVKEEGFYYLISPRWRIRIYLKPADNLELAINGMSGSYEVVNGSEENQLMQEWQQLISPITSYGYNSIMVQRDSFDLNAYQKTYESLEPSIVNFRNNINHIGSRFSKIFRTAMGVDKEFAPILFLFNSTVKNAKGFGGTPKNFNDVPAFYQSFIQTNKFSDASLLNIGEARRYMNLYTKLVIASLPEDKKKQLTENEKLGLMINTISNDTLKSYFLKDQMSEIAINNLTEFRSILEPYKKYTKPASVKREYLKIYDQFSSDTAYVGKSAYNFTLPDSTGRMISMKDFKGKVVFIDVWATWCGPCREQFPFLKEVEEEYKNNSDIVFLGITIDRERDRQKWLNTIKKENLPPLQLFDDMGKYFGKKYEINAIPRFLLISKDGKWIEVRCPRPEAKEDLKKYLDKALQEKPLVKG
- a CDS encoding SusC/RagA family TonB-linked outer membrane protein, which gives rise to MKLTTIIILSACLTASVNGYSQKVTISEKNANLEKIFKQIKKQTGYVFFYDVSILDGAKPVTIQVKDVEIEQVLKEILHDQLLDYSIENKTIAIVKKDPSIIKEQTPLPSPPITVRGRIVNDGGEPVQATITAKGTGKAATSTNDKGEFAIVVKDLEGSLIISAVGIEILEIKLDGRRELTINVKTKVSVMDEVQRIAYGTTTRRFSTGSISKIKGEDIRNQPVENPMLALGGRAPGLQITQVNGMAGGAVSISIRGRNSLGAGSEPLYIIDGVPFAHSLSTVVFSNNVTAQTLGGLNNATNGTSPFVTLNAADIESIEVLKDADATAIYGSRGSNGVILITTRKAKANKTSVEASFYTGWGRPTIMPEMLNTQQYVAMRKEAFKNDGIIPTASNATDFMVWDTTRYNDWAKILMGETARSYDAQVRLSGGNEQTRFSLSTGYHRETPVFYGNMFDDRIHVRANMTHHSIDKKFSLTLSTGYNIDNNNINTIDMGQLLTTIPNAPYPLDANGNLVWSDKGVNFSNPLQFTKKLYKGVTEHSISDINLGYRFSKNFEIRIDGGMNIVRLDQRTTNPVSSQSPLGTTPISSAQFFNESQRNWIVEPQAEYTKQFGKGRLQVLAGCSFQEQLTEGATISATGYASDELLGTPGPAATKSVTSNYGKYRYNAFFGRVGYRYNNKYLINISGRRDGSSRFGPGKQFGNFGAVGAGWIFSEEKFMKNISFLNYGKIRTSIGVTGNDRIGNYQYIARWSTTSAALPYQGISGFFPINLQNPDFAWERNQKWEAAIELGFFQDRLFASATYYMSRSDNQLIGYTLPSQTGFASITANRNAIVENRGWEFMINTTNIRTKNFTWKSSFNISIPRSELVAYPNLETSSFANALIIGYPVTVRKYLEYQGVDTATGIYKLNGINLTKDRTQVRDLGQRLYGGLQNTFTYKGWSLDLFFHFVQQDGLSSINFVAPGNRSNQTILVLDRWQHKGEITDIQKFSTTGAAVTQFSLYSNFSSARVVNASFIRLKNVSLSYQFDKKLIEKFKIESLKVYFQGQNLFTFTPYEYGDPETLSYYTLPLRMLSVGIQVIF
- a CDS encoding RagB/SusD family nutrient uptake outer membrane protein, with the protein product MKYYTGILQDIKANTRYFLMVVMLTTILPSCKKFVTVENPPGILTTEKVFADDRSANSAIVSIYIDMMNYQFGGEGSFVCFSMTALAGFSGNELQWTQSNINTPAFQEFATHDLTPPNPNVAAFWKDGYNYIYRANAILEGIAPSTGMTPDGKKLAEGEAKFIRGFCYFYLVNLFGDVPLVLSTDYRANMNMARTPSARVWEQILNDLKDAKQLLPANYLTPERLRPNRATAGALLARTYLYLERWADAEAESDAIITSGVYGASLPAIDLVFKKESIETIWQLQPVRASINTNEAFFFLTAAGARPSFEITQNLLSAFEPNDNRKTQWIGFSSPVANPTWAFPAKYKAGTSVTVTEYYIVFRLTEQYLIRAEARARQGGSKLAQAITDLNTVRSRAGLPAVNPADQNAFYLAIEKERQVEFFAEWGHRWLDLKRTNRAETVLRPLSPTNSWRLGSELYPVPSGEIGNNPILVQNLGY